In Arachis hypogaea cultivar Tifrunner chromosome 2, arahy.Tifrunner.gnm2.J5K5, whole genome shotgun sequence, a genomic segment contains:
- the LOC112738440 gene encoding epi-neemfruitin B 7-O-acetyltransferse L7AT isoform X1 gives MKDVKVEIISRENIRPSSPTPSHLRTFKHSLLDQLVPVPYAIVILFYSSHNLSEFPKRLELLKQSLSKTLTQFYPLSGKIKDDLSIDCNDEGANFVVAKVNCPILEFLEKPDLDSLHKFLPINNPFSLETFIGTHVANIQVNVFDCGGIAIGFCISHKIIDGDSMNTFLKMWTEKTNINRNLKLLTEPNFSTSSLFPTSTLHFRDLSKKIWSSLFREEKWVTRRFLFTNSAINTLKAQILAKSSSDPLKNHPTRVEIVSAFLWKCFMAASKLQFETQRPCGIIHIVNLRRKMDKSLCPENSIGNFLWYTLADHMDEHELSLDELVSKLKNSIEFVDKDFVAILQSDEGSSIMENSLRIFDSKIKDEELEALSFTSWCNFGLYDADFGWGKPMWVSNIGLKSTYVFMNMITLVDTKFKDGIEAWVTLDEMKMKHLELFTELLNYATLDPSPLAMSNNSRL, from the coding sequence ATGAAAGATGTTAAAGTTGAAATCATTTCTAGAGAAAACATTAGGCCTTCTTCTCCCACACCCTCTCATCTAAGAACCTTCAAACACTCCCTTTTAGATCAACTTGTTCCCGTTCCTTATGCTATAGTCATCCTATTCTACTCTTCACACAATCTCTCTGAATTTCCCAAGAGACTAGAATTGCTTAAACAATCATTATCTAAAACACTAACACAATTCTACCCTCTTAGTGGCAAGATCAAAGATGATTTGTCCATTGATTGCAATGATGAAGGTGCTAATTTTGTAGTAGCAAAAGTGAATTGTCCTATTTTAGAGTTTCTAGAAAAGCCTGATTTGGATTCATTACACAAGTTTCTTCCAATTAATAATCCATTCTCCCTTGAAACATTTATAGGAACTCATGTGGCTAACATTCAAGTCAATGTCTTTGATTGTGGTGGAATTGCTATCGGATTTTGCATTTCTCATAAGATCATTGATGGTGATTCAATGAACACTTTCTTGAAGATGTGGACAGAAAAAACCAACATCAACCGCAATTTAAAACTCTTGACAGAGCCAAATTTTTCTACAAGTTCTCTCTTCCCTACAAGTACTTTACATTTCAGAGACTTATCAAAGAAAATTTGGAGTTCCTTGTTTAGAGAAGAAAAATGGGTCACAAGAAGATTCTTGTTCACAAATTCAGCTATCAACACACTCAAGGCTCAAATTCTGGCTAAATCTTCATCAGATCCATTGAAGAATCATCCTACACGTGTCGAGATAGTTTCTGCATTTTTGTGGAAGTGTTTCATGGCTGCATCAAAGTTACAATTTGAAACTCAAAGGCCTTGTGGGATTATTCATATTGTGAATCTTCGTCGAAAAATGGACAAATCTCTATGTCCTGAGAATTCTATAGGGAATTTTCTGTGGTACACACTAGCAGATCACATGGATGAACATGAGTTGAGTTTGGATGAGTTGGTGAGTAAATTGAAGAACTCAATTGAATTTGTTGATAAAGATTTTGTTGCAATATTGCAAAGTGACGAGGGAAGTTCAATTATGGAAAATAGTCTTAGGATTTTTGACAGTAAAATAAAGGATGAGGAATTGGAAGCATTAAGTTTTACTAGTTGGTGTAACTTTGGATTATATGATGCTGATTTTGGATGGGGAAAACCTATGTGGGTGAGTAATATTGGTTTAAAGAGTACTTATGTGTTTATGAATATGATAACTTTGGTTGATACCAAATTCAAAGATGGTATAGAGGCTTGGGTTACCTTGGATGAGATGAAAATGAAGCATTTGGAGTTATTCACTGAATTGCTCAATTATGCTACTCTTGATCCAAGTCCTTTGGCAATGTCTAATAACTCAAGGTTATAG
- the LOC112738440 gene encoding epi-neemfruitin B 7-O-acetyltransferse L7AT isoform X2 codes for MKDVKVEIISRENIRPSSPTPSHLRTFKHSLLDQLVPVPYAIVILFYSSHNLSEFPKRLELLKQSLSKTLTQFYPLSGKIKDDLSIDCNDEGTHVANIQVNVFDCGGIAIGFCISHKIIDGDSMNTFLKMWTEKTNINRNLKLLTEPNFSTSSLFPTSTLHFRDLSKKIWSSLFREEKWVTRRFLFTNSAINTLKAQILAKSSSDPLKNHPTRVEIVSAFLWKCFMAASKLQFETQRPCGIIHIVNLRRKMDKSLCPENSIGNFLWYTLADHMDEHELSLDELVSKLKNSIEFVDKDFVAILQSDEGSSIMENSLRIFDSKIKDEELEALSFTSWCNFGLYDADFGWGKPMWVSNIGLKSTYVFMNMITLVDTKFKDGIEAWVTLDEMKMKHLELFTELLNYATLDPSPLAMSNNSRL; via the exons ATGAAAGATGTTAAAGTTGAAATCATTTCTAGAGAAAACATTAGGCCTTCTTCTCCCACACCCTCTCATCTAAGAACCTTCAAACACTCCCTTTTAGATCAACTTGTTCCCGTTCCTTATGCTATAGTCATCCTATTCTACTCTTCACACAATCTCTCTGAATTTCCCAAGAGACTAGAATTGCTTAAACAATCATTATCTAAAACACTAACACAATTCTACCCTCTTAGTGGCAAGATCAAAGATGATTTGTCCATTGATTGCAATGATGAAG GAACTCATGTGGCTAACATTCAAGTCAATGTCTTTGATTGTGGTGGAATTGCTATCGGATTTTGCATTTCTCATAAGATCATTGATGGTGATTCAATGAACACTTTCTTGAAGATGTGGACAGAAAAAACCAACATCAACCGCAATTTAAAACTCTTGACAGAGCCAAATTTTTCTACAAGTTCTCTCTTCCCTACAAGTACTTTACATTTCAGAGACTTATCAAAGAAAATTTGGAGTTCCTTGTTTAGAGAAGAAAAATGGGTCACAAGAAGATTCTTGTTCACAAATTCAGCTATCAACACACTCAAGGCTCAAATTCTGGCTAAATCTTCATCAGATCCATTGAAGAATCATCCTACACGTGTCGAGATAGTTTCTGCATTTTTGTGGAAGTGTTTCATGGCTGCATCAAAGTTACAATTTGAAACTCAAAGGCCTTGTGGGATTATTCATATTGTGAATCTTCGTCGAAAAATGGACAAATCTCTATGTCCTGAGAATTCTATAGGGAATTTTCTGTGGTACACACTAGCAGATCACATGGATGAACATGAGTTGAGTTTGGATGAGTTGGTGAGTAAATTGAAGAACTCAATTGAATTTGTTGATAAAGATTTTGTTGCAATATTGCAAAGTGACGAGGGAAGTTCAATTATGGAAAATAGTCTTAGGATTTTTGACAGTAAAATAAAGGATGAGGAATTGGAAGCATTAAGTTTTACTAGTTGGTGTAACTTTGGATTATATGATGCTGATTTTGGATGGGGAAAACCTATGTGGGTGAGTAATATTGGTTTAAAGAGTACTTATGTGTTTATGAATATGATAACTTTGGTTGATACCAAATTCAAAGATGGTATAGAGGCTTGGGTTACCTTGGATGAGATGAAAATGAAGCATTTGGAGTTATTCACTGAATTGCTCAATTATGCTACTCTTGATCCAAGTCCTTTGGCAATGTCTAATAACTCAAGGTTATAG